TATAAGtataaaaattacagacagtaactagtatatatatttgttgaggggccagctgaaggacgcctccgggtgcgggaatttctcgctacatagaagacctgttggtgaccttctgctgttgtcttttctatagtcgggttgttgtctctttgacacattccccatttccattctccattttacgTATAGTAGTTTGATATTAGTATTGGTAGTGatgatgacaaagtaattgtattTTATGCAGATGATATTGCATTTGGTTTCTAAACTTCTAGTATGTTAAAAATGACAAAAGCTGTATAGCGAGGTCAGCAAGTAGAGCCACGCAAGGATTTAGCTTTTCAGTACAGTGTATTCATTAAACTATATTTGACATCCTGCTTTGTTCAGAATTAAGTTAAAATTCAGCTGGTATATTTGGGCACAGACATTGTTCACGCAATAATGCATTCCAGCACAGAGCTATCGGCTTCTTTGTGCATGAATTCATACAAATATActaaaacaatgaaacaaaaagGAGAAAAGAGCTCCGGCTAATGTCAAGCAGTGGACTtgtgcttacctttccggagcactaAATATCATCTCGGTTTTGATAGGGTTTCTgatcagtttttagttttctattgtgtgttttctgtactattgtttgacTGTTGGTCTCTTCTTTTTCATGTTGAAGCCATgaagttgttagtttattttcgacttattagtttgactgtctctctggtttATTTCGACTCTCTTTTGGCTAGATGTAATGCAATGGCTACAGAATCATATAAAGTATTTTAATGGTGTGccacaaattatataaaaaattaggGAAGTTAAAGTTATAGAATTAATATAATTCAGTTCAAAGAGTGTTATTTTGACTGATAATGCTTTGCGAACGAAAAAATATTGCACAACACGTACATATTAAGTCGCATAATTCTCAATAGAACTATTATATccttgtatttaatttttatagtctgtttattgttttaaattttgtatattctaTGTGTTGTACTTTTAAATAATACAACTGTACATTACAATTAGTGATACatcattttaaaagaatattgtGTTCTCTGAGATTGTGTTTGTTCAACTAAACAGGAGTCTTCAATGGAGATGAATACAACGTGAAAGCGGATGGTATGCATGATtatgtcaattttgtattttgtatggaCGTCTCGTCATCGTTATCCTGTTTTTGTCACAATAACTTTTGGATCTATTTTACAAATTATCACGGAAAAAGGTGAGTTATATCAATGTTACGCGATCTTCTCTTGTTATATAGGTTACataagagcgcaattatttgtttacattttaccggcaagttTTGTACTCCCGAAAATAGTACTCAGAATAGAATGTTATACGGCTTCTAGTTGGATGAAACaggattgaaaataattttaattaaaagcTTATCCGATAAGGTTTTaatcacaaaaaaatcaaatcacattttacaaattatagaaaatatcttccatttcTGAGCGACGGAGCAAAAATAAACGATTCTTTCAGCtgcattttaaatacatttttgccGCATGaccatatatatattttgttgtaaGCGGCAtcactggcatttctagtaacagtAACTGCTACCTGTGTTTTCCTAGTTTGATAAGTCTTCGGGAAATAAAATACGGAACACCAGTGGTACCCTACGGAAAATGCATTTCGAGTatataattgcgctcttgtaaccagCACCCATTCCGTAGTAAGCGTAAATATTGGCTTCAAACCTTTATTTTTCACTTGCAATGTGTagttacaatatttattttttcatcagaTTTTAATGCAGTTAGAGATTATCATTCATGAAATGCGTAAACAATCGGAAATTGTAACAGAACTGCAATTGTATACTTTTTCTATATTTACAGGCACGTAACGGGAAATAATGTCCTGTATATATCAGGAATTGATAACAGACTTGtgtgaaaatgtatattttaaataaatgtcaaCATTGTACAAAAAATCAAACCCATCCTATTTTCTCGTGTTTCGTTTCTCCGTACATATATAAAATTACAACTATATATTGTTTTGCGTATATCCTTTACGTTACAAAAGCTAATCTTCTTGCATCACCGAGATTTAATTTTACAGAATGATTGGATTTTGTGAATGGTAtgtatttattcatgaattttaagTATTTTAGATATATTGGGCGACCATatatataggtttttttttacatttttatacatacatgtgtgtgtgtgtgggggggggggggggggggggtcaaaattatcgtaaaaatgaaattaaaaaatatatggtttactAGACTGGCCCGGAGGTAaccagttttaaaataaaatgaagttCAGAATATTCATatcaacagaaaaagaaaaaaaaatgtagtctGGCTAAAATGATAAATATCACCCTATCGTTTGGTTTCTGaaggagagttgttttattggcaaccataccacatcttctaatatgaTTATTTTGAACCCCAAAGTATCACAAAAGTTATGTGTCAAATTCCATCACGTATTTTAATAGattttattgatttgtaaattaaataatCATAGTATTTAGCAAGTTATCACTTTTTGTCACAAAGTATATTTATATAATGACTGGCACTAGCTACGGTCATTGCGATATATAATGAAATTTCAATCAAAAACGTCATAAAATCGATCATAATATCAGATTTATATTTGGAACTTAAgacttcatttaaatttaaatctaacgtttttttatgaataaagtctCTGTATTTTGAAGAAGTGAATAAACGATTAAAAAAGTTTGGAAGAATGGCTTATAGTCAACCGTGGTAATTTAAcccttgattttatatttttttttactttatattttctcAATATATCTAATCGCTTCATTGTTCAACGTATATTCAACTTTCATATCAACTTCCTTAGTGAgctctttaatatttataaatagaaaatgatCATTAATGTATGTTACTTATGTACTTatgaaatgtgattttaattaaaaactaagaagatttttgttaatttatgtaccTTAACGTTAAGTAAGAAATTTCACTTAAAttcgcatttttttttaaattaaattttcaacatttatgtaaatttaatatttatatgtacaatgtaccaataactttaaaagaaaatttaggAGTCTtcattttctctctctctctctttgggtcaaatattttcaaaacgaaAGTCACATTTATATAAGCAAGAATTTGTCTAGTTagattactatacaaatccttgatataaGTAAAATGAAAGTGTTGGTCACGTAAAGCATGAATATTATTACTTCGAATGTTAAGTATGTAGTAATTCTTGGggcaaatataaataaaagtcgtTTTTTCACCTTTCAAGGCGGTTTATTTTTTCTCCAACTATTGCCTGCAGAATATACcatacacaaaaacaaataaactagCATCATCTAGAATGAGTTGCTCCCTTTTTATGACACAATCTACAAATTTCTGTTGATCGAATCAGCTTTTTTAGTGAATGGACAAAATATATCGATTACGTGATACTGTTGTTATACCTTAAGTctattaacacaaaaatgtagTAATTATCTGTTATTATCCCTCTTATACCTGTCAATATAAACAAGTGTTGATCTACTGACCCGATTAGGCCGTTACAATATCCCCCAGAGGCAGCTATTATAGGACAATTATCTCTTTTCGCAATGCACAGGAAATCCTCATCGCTGACCCCGTGTATTATAATCTAATTGATCAAAATTATTAAATGATTACTTAATTTTCCTGTCTTTTGAAACTGTATTCTTATTCTAACCCCCTGGAGAGGCAAATCAATTAGATAATAACACGCAAACGATTGTAATCACGTGACAGTTGAAGGTCGTCAATGACACTGATAATTCAATGAAGTGAGTAAACACAACAGGAAATGTAGTCCACTATATAATAttgtaaaaatttcatattttcccAAACTGTTCAACGAAACTGGTAAGTGAATACCGTAATTTGTtgcattttaaatatattttattagttggagaatattttactttaaactttaaaaacgAACTTTTCATAATAATCTCTGGCGTAGTAATTGTGTCCTGAATATAGATAAACACACAGCTTTAACCGCGGTTGTAATGTTCCATTAATAGAATAAAAGAGGCGGTATTTTATGACGTTGAATGTTTTTCATTGGCTGGCAATAAGCTGTCTGATTTGTCACACAGATAATAGTGTGCAGAACACATTCAAATACACGGTATAAAGTAGGGCAAACATTCATTACATCTCAGCAGTTGAACTAGACACTCAAAGGAcataatataaaatacatttttttctatatattatattgtttttgtttataacatTTTCATTGGAACTCATGTGTTAGCATTGCTAGTGTCAATTCATTAACGATTTATTCACGTATGTGTTCACTTGGTTTGTAAGCGGCTGTAGtttaaagtgttttatttttagtttccGAATGCCTTGCTTGGAGTGTGTAACCAATATGAGCGACGATTTCTGCAGTCGTGAAAGCTTAGGGTCGGTGCTACGGGAGGGGAAAACCGTTTTGATACTCGACTGTCGACCACAGGCCGACTTTATCCGATCTCATATCAAAGGATCTATTAACATTACACTGCCTGGACTAATGGTCCGACGATTGAAGAAGGGAAATCTTAAAATTCAATGTGTGATCCAAAACAACGAAGCAAAAGACAAATTTAATAAACTATGGAAAACTCATGATGTTATCTTATACGATCAAAGTTCCACGGATAATAATTGCAACACGTCTCAAACTGTagatttattaatgaaaaaactTCAACAAGATGGAGCCACGGCTAGAATTCTAGATGGTAAGTAAAACATATACTTAATTGAGTTTAATTTCCATTTTCAGAAGTAAACTTAACATTGTTTGAagtcaatattaagtttttttcGAATCGAAATATACACTGATCATGTTTATGTGTATATTTGACATCTTCCTTAATATATCTTGACGTATGCATAGCTTTCGGCATTTCTTTGATATCTAGTAGGATaaataacattttgtttattcACATTCATGAATGGGTTTCGGTCGATTAACTTACACTGGACACTTACAAACATTCCTCCAATTGTAACCCCCATCATAAATGCATACTTATCTGTTAATTTCATTGAAGATAAGCAAAATTTCTTATCAATGAAATAGATCCATGGTCTTTATCTAAGACAGGAAGCACGACctagatgataaaatatttgttatttgcaTTGTATGCCAAAGTAAACATTTCTATCTCGGCTAGTGGCTAAGTAAATAAATTGACTGATaacgaaactaaaattaaaaaaggcTCCGTAAGGAGATTTTCATTTTTCCAATAACATAGTATTTAATCAATCTCTTATTTGTTTTACAGGAGGCTTTGAAGAGTTTGAGAAAACCTCACGAGACTTGTGCGAGGGGACCAATAGCACGGATGAATCTATATATGGCTTATGTAACTTGAAAATATCTGACGACTCAGGAGTTGGAACTTCTGAATCCGACAACGACAATGTTAATTCTCCTTCACCTCGCTCACAATACCCAGTGAAAGTGCTACCATATCTTTACTTAGGGAATGCACAGAACTCAGCAGACTTGAATCAACTTAAAAAATTtggaattaaatatattttaaatgttactCCGAACGTACCAAACAAATTTGAAATGGACAGTGACTTCAAATACTTACAGATCCCAGTGGCAGACCAACTATCTCAAAATCTCTCAGCTTTCTTCCCACAGGCCATAGCTTTCATAGGTAGGTACACATATTATTTCATGAGAACGACAAAAGTTATCATTTATGTGAATGAAATTGATAGGGTAATGAATTTCACCTCGCTTGACACGACATTATTAATGGAAATTTACAGGATGTACGCTTGTTTGATCCTCACATCCGGCCAATTCAAGCACAAAGTCTGGCTTTAAATGTTTGATTAGGGCGATCACCATAATTTACTATGAATATTAAATGACCTATTATGTAGTCATTTTCGGTGAATATATGCATCTTGTTGACAACCATAGAGAACAGAGTAGGTCAGTAACGCTGACACATTTTGAAAATGTCATTATTATGCATCGATGCAGTGTAACTGTACATGTAGATTATCATTAAGTAAATATAAGTTCACTGTAACATCTTGCTTATAAAGTACTATGAGTCATACAGAAATTTATAagttttcttatttgtattttcagatgaGGCTAGAGAAAATGAATGTGGTGTATTGGTGCATTGTTTGGCGGGAATTAGCCGGTCTGTGACAGTAACCTGTGCTTATTTAATGCAAAAACAACACATCAGTTTGAATCAAGCCTACGACCACGTGAAACAATGCAAACCAAATGTATCGCCTAACTTCAATTTCTTAGGACAATTACTCGAATTCGAAAAATCCATTTTGTGCCAAAATTCCACTCAGTCAGTGAACGAGTTCCACTTTCAGTGTAATGACAATGTTAAAGTTCCTACAACTCAACAGAATTGCGAGGCAGCAACGTGAACTTTTTGATTCATAGTTGTTGGTCAAAATTAAAAGGGACTTAGCGATCCGCCAAATGTCAAACATAGCGGCACCGAGGTCGACACAGTCGAAGTAGACAATATTATAAATAGCCCAAGGAAgtctttcagattttttgtcATGAACATGAATACTGTGTATCAAAATATCTTCAAATGGCAGCTTTTGAACAACTATTCTCTCATTGGAGATAACCATTACAGTTGTCACAGAAATTCGACGGGTTCAGGTTGGGGAACGTGCGCACGTTTATTTCCCGCCAAAAGTGTTCATTCATTGACATTTCATAGTCTAATATCGTTATCAATCATTCACTTTTGTTatacattattcattattcattgttGTTATTACTCTTGAAAAAAAGAGATTAAAATGTCTCCAGTTAAAACTGTCTGCATTTTTAATAGTTTCCCTCACCAACGTACAACTTAAAAAAACCACGTAATTAATAATGTAttgttttaaatacatacataaCCGAGTCTAATTAACATAAGAATTTTTACACCTTCAACGTATACAGGAGAAACGTCAACCAATcgaacttttttatttcaatatcctGTAGCATGTTTTGTAGAAAATCTAGGACAACAACCTTTCTATCCACGAAAAAAACTAAATCATATAACTGAAACATGTGTTAAATGTTCACAGTCATGTAGATGTGACCTTTTGTTTATGAACCGTAATTGCATATGCAAGTTATTCCTGTTTCGCATCTGTCATTTCTGCACAAGATTAATATGTAGTTAGCAATTATATAATGTTGGTTTGATGTGATGTATGGGAACATTTTTCTCAAGGATTTTTGGCACTTAAGCATGTTGATGGTATCAGAATAGGGCGTCTCAGTCTTTGTATCTGGCCTGCTTTTCATAGAAAACAATTATCGCTTGTGAGTAAATGGTATTATGACTAAAATCATTTGCAGTTCTGGTATTTCGATTCTTATGTTAAACAGTTATCAAATGTTAACTGCGTTGTATTTATAATGTAGTTGAAAGGTGACTAGAGGAGTACGGTGTCTTAAGCTCTACAGCTGGTTTGTATTTCACCAAAACAATATCGCGTTTGTGTGAATGATACTGTGTGACAAAAATCACAAGTAGTACAGTTCTCGCAGTTCGATTCATATGTCAGTATGTTTCTCAGTGACAAAAGAAACTGTCTGTTATAAGTTTGTTGAAATATTACTAGGAGAACGGCGTCTTATTTAAAGCTATATATTTAGCTTGTATTTCACTAAAACAATTATCGCTTTTGTGTGAATGATATTGTGACAAAAATCACAAGGTATACGTCTATACAGAGCTCGCATTTcgattcatatgtcagaatgttTGTCagtgacaaaaacaaaatactgcATGGTATAAAGGCGGTGAAGAGTCTCCATATGATGAACTTGGCTGGGGTTTTCAGTCTCATCGGCCCTTTTCCAGTATCAGTATTATCATTGATTATGGTTCCGTATAGCAACCTTTAACTTTagataaacacatttatttattatatgtataagAAAAGTGAGTTGGGCGAGAAATCAAGGAGAAACCGTTCAGCAAGTAAAACGTTAAAAAGCTTTTCATTATTCCTAAAATGAATATGACAAGTTGATAGCAATCTGACCCTTTTATCTTTGAAGTGAATCGCACAAGTTGACATTTCTGAAATGAGATAAGGGGTCCACTGAAATGTGACACTGTGACAGTGAAACTCtcacagtcttcaacaataggcaACTATCTGTACGATATTGGAAGCCTTAAATTGGCCCTTTACTGGATCGAAGATCTTCCATTGAAAAGTAAAGCTCTAAATTACAAATTATATTAAGGTGTATCTAATATCATCCAACTAGGCGGTATGGGATCTGAAAAATGCGACTTTTTATGTATGTATATAAACTTTGTTTTCATCATCAAATACATATCAGTACATAGAAGACATGCtatattcaatataaacaatTTCAATTTATTCAAGATGCACTCGACTGCTATTAGCCAATATAATTATTGAGATCTGTTCTTTTTGAAAAAGACATAATTTCAGCAAAGAAAATTGTTTGACTTACTATTTAGACTTTTTGCATAACttataaaaaggttttaaaatctTAACCCTCCTCTTTTGATCATTTGCTTTGATAGTTGTTGACACAGCAACATAGGCCAAGATTAAATTATTTTAGCTTTAATTTTCATACCgataaagtaaatagaaatatttatttcactttttgcaatattaaagttATGATATGAAAATCTCCTTGGTGCGCCTCGTCTACTCATAAGCTATTAAACACTTGTTGAGGTCAATATGCAGAAACCATATCGTATGaactgttttctttttaaataacattttatcCCAGAAGTAGAACGAGTGTTTTATGGGGATTTATCTCTATTACACCTACACAATATCAGCtgagataagaaaaaaataagattaccTGAACCGAAAAtacccaaaatcaataccaaggAAGTTAATTACGTATTGGGAAAACCAGGTTTACCTGTACAGTCTATGCTGATTGTCTAATGACCTtggataaaacatttattaaaaaagaatCAATTTAGAAGTTAAGTGATATTATAGAACTTATAGCAGAAAGCTTTGGAAGCAAGGTTTTGACAGATAATGAAGTTTCCACTTCCTGTTCAGACGACATGGCGCCTTCATACATCATATCAATATTACTTGTCAAATATTCACATCATGAGGTTATGATACGCCTTTTAACCACTGGTTTGGCATAAAGTACGATATATCAGAACGTGTTCAAGAGTTTCGGTACCAGTACTAGGATTAAAGTTAAAGAAAGATTTCAAGAAGTCCTAAATACCATTTATGTTTTGATTAGCATAGCTCTAGTATTCTCAATGATAAACGAACAGAACGATCATTTTTACATGTCCAGGATTTTTCTAactacttttatttatttgtaaccaaacatcattattttaaaagaaaacttaaACATCCTTCATAGTttttaatgatttgtttatttgttttgattttgattatgTGTGTGTATTTTATGTGTATGTATCCTCTAACCTATGGAATTTTATATGCAGATTATGTCATCACAATGAGGGCAACATAACTAATCCATTAGAAGAACACTTTTCAATTTAATTCTGTTTCAACACATCATATCTAACATGCTTGTATTTTTGTTGATACCTTGATGTGCGATGTAATTATCTATGGCGCAAGTCCACTCTTTAAACCCTACCAAAAATCTGCATACAATTATGCTTGAATCGTCACCATTCATCACAAAATTTTCCACTGTTGGTAAACAAAATTCCAACATAATACCCTTTGTATAAGCAGTCAAGACTAAAAGTGTATGGGAAAATTGAAAATGTacattgaaaaatttaagaagtAGAAATTAATTTAAGTCAAACCAGCAGATTAACATTTTTTCTCGTCCATTTATGGCCTATTTACATTCCGCATGTTTCAGACGACTGTGATTTATTGAAACAGCGTGACACAGTTATTCATGTATATTGTGGTCGATCAGGTTAACTTGACGAACTGGTATTTCTGTCTCTTTTTCGACGtattcttttttttctgatttttttcaatattacttCAGGTGGATAAACTAAGTAAGTACACGATGTATATGTTTTCCAATATATAAGCGACAGTAAATTACACAGTGTAAACAAAGGGTTATAGGATAAAACTTTGTGACAACGAAGAACTAAAAGCAATATCTGAATAAATTAAAATGCAGTACAAAAGCGATAATTACAAACAACCAGACAATGCACTGACAAGCAAGTTATAGGGATGTCACATTAATCAAGGGTGAATTATTAGCTGAAATGTATGGACAAATTGCGAAAAAGTGTATTCTAACAAATAAGAACAGTTGCAACTTGACGTCACGCTTGAAGCAAAGTAACGGGCTTAACTATTTTGACCATCTATGCAATTGTTCTACAAGTATATCTGGTTTCGGAATCCTCGGAGGAAGGAAGATTGGAAGAATACTGTAAATTTTTAATATACCCCGGGGCATAATATTCTGTAGTTTTGTACCTCTTCTCATTCCAAGTACAAATGTACAACATACTCAGGgtcggatccagccattttaaaaaggaggggtGGTCTCAACCCATGACAAAGGGGGGATTCCAATTATATGTCCCCATTctaatgcattgatcgtccaaaaaagagGGATCCAACCCCCGGAActctccccctggatccgcttcTTAAACTATCTCTTTCAAATTGTACAAGATATTACTTTGTCGTCTAGTACGTTGTCACTCGCATGCCAATATTTTATTCCTTCAACTATTAAAAATAGGAATAGTATGGGACGGTCAATTTCGACATAAGACACACTATCGAAgttcaaatcaaaattaaaaccaGCAATCAAATAGGACATGACTTATTTTTTTGGTCGAAGGAAACTGAATGCTATCTTAAGTTAACTCAATTAAAATGTTCGGAGTCGTTTTGAACTATGAGATATTTAAACATGAACATACTTTTCTAATGTGTGGCTTAATTACATCTGACCACACTTGTTGATGTGTACTGTTccttctatcaaaattcacgtgtCTTAAATGAAAGGACTGCCTAATAATCTCAGCTGGCTATACCCAATGGTTACAATTAAGATATATAATTCTTAAAATGATAAAGGTTACACTTTCCTATGATCAAAACGTGCTGattatgataaaattttaatgCTTTATATAGggataaagacaaaaaaaacacCACAATTAGCATAGCATTGACGCAGGTAAACACACATTGTCATAATCATCTTTGTTGTTCTGTCTTCATCACGTTTCTAGCTTCGTTATATAAATGTTGTAAAggtatgatattgtattataGAGAAGTTTAAAagtatatgttttatttgaatcTAATCCGTCCTGCTTTGAGCAAACGAAAAATTTAAGCAAGGAAGCTAATACGTATGCTTTCTCGCATAGTATTGATACTTTGAAATACTCGTTGACAATGCAGGgatgcgttcaatatcgtagcggctacgtagcactacgtagctgatACGATGTTGAACGCAGCCCAGGTAAAGCATGATTATTTCAAATAAGCACGAGAAATTGAAGTTCCGAGATTGGTCTGTCGTCTGTGAAACGAGCAAGTCATAAACAAGGCCGGCTGAAGTGAGATCAATCTCGGGCTATAGCAAAACTGAGCAGCAAAACTagaatttaaagttttaatattattgcaaaacTATATACAAtgtttgtgattgcatttttttagtagattttaagaaaaaagtaaattcacaaaaatactgaactccaaggaaaattcaaaacggaaagttcctaatcagatggcaaaatcaaatgataaaacacatcaaacgaatggacaacaacggTCATATATGCCCTTGGAACAGGCATTTACAAATGCAGAAAATGGGGGACTGAACCCGGTTTTATAGGAAGATTATGTATGTGgagaatccacatctgattgTCACCGCATGTAATTGGGCCGCCATGTTTTAGGATAGAGAGATGTTTAGTCTACACGCGCTGGTGTATATGTCTGtggttctttatatatataaagcattacctaattatatatataaacacatgcACAATATCAACGGTTTTACAACGgtataaaattacaaaagagcAAAAACCTAAAGAGTATGTTAATTGGCTTTTTTCTTTAACTTCAAGGAACTTAAcattttctaattgttgaaaaaAAGATATATCCACCATGatattattttctatataaaaatctaagtacttTATTTAACACTCAAATGGTAGCCTTCTAATATGGTAGGACATTTCCAGTATCACCTTTACCAAATTTGGTAATTAAATGAGATGAATAGAACCTGTGTTACTGTTTATGACACGATGACGTTATATATTTGGCAGATCAgacaaaatatctaaaatattcaCACACCAACCCATAACATATGTACCTTTCACATATGTTACACAGGACAACCGTTCAGAACAAGAAGAATGACACAAAACAATACCATTGTAAATAT
This sequence is a window from Mytilus edulis chromosome 1, xbMytEdul2.2, whole genome shotgun sequence. Protein-coding genes within it:
- the LOC139490042 gene encoding dual specificity protein phosphatase 7-like; the encoded protein is MPCLECVTNMSDDFCSRESLGSVLREGKTVLILDCRPQADFIRSHIKGSINITLPGLMVRRLKKGNLKIQCVIQNNEAKDKFNKLWKTHDVILYDQSSTDNNCNTSQTVDLLMKKLQQDGATARILDGGFEEFEKTSRDLCEGTNSTDESIYGLCNLKISDDSGVGTSESDNDNVNSPSPRSQYPVKVLPYLYLGNAQNSADLNQLKKFGIKYILNVTPNVPNKFEMDSDFKYLQIPVADQLSQNLSAFFPQAIAFIDEARENECGVLVHCLAGISRSVTVTCAYLMQKQHISLNQAYDHVKQCKPNVSPNFNFLGQLLEFEKSILCQNSTQSVNEFHFQCNDNVKVPTTQQNCEAAT